A genomic segment from Leopardus geoffroyi isolate Oge1 chromosome A2, O.geoffroyi_Oge1_pat1.0, whole genome shotgun sequence encodes:
- the TNPO2 gene encoding transportin-2 isoform X1 has protein sequence MDWQPDEQGLQQVLQLLKDSQSPNTATQRIVQDKLKQLNQFPDFNNYLIFVLTRLKSEDEPTRSLSGLILKNNVKAHYQSFPPPVADFIKQECLNNIGDASSLIRATIGILITTIASKGELQMWPELLPQLCNLLNSEDYNTCEGAFGALQKICEDSSELLDSDALNRPLNIMIPKFLQFFKHCSPKIRWVWLPRVGVGVCGGAGRGRSQGRPTCPLPARSHAIACVNQFIMDRAQALMDNIDTFIEHLFALAVDDDPEVRKNVCRALVMLLEVRIDRLIPHMHSIIQYMLQRTQDHDENVALEACEFWLTLAEQPICKEVLASHLVQLIPILVNGMKYSEIDIILLKGDVEEDEAVPDSEQDIKPRFHKSRTVTLPHEAERPDGSEDAEDDDDDDALSDWNLRKCSAAALDVLANVFREELLPHLLPLLKGLLFHPEWVVKESGILVLGAIAEGCMQGMVPYLPELIPHLIQCLSDKKALVRSIACWTLSRYAHWVVSQPPDMHLKPLMTELLKRILDGNKRVQEAACSAFATLEEEACTELVPYLSYILDTLVFAFGKYQHKNLLILYDAIGTLADSVGHHLNQPEYIQKLMPPLIQKWNELKDEDKDLFPLLECLSSVATALQSGFLPYCEPVYQRCVTLVQKTLAQAMMYTQHPEQYEAPDKDFMIVALDLLSGLAEGLGGHVEQLVARSNIMTLLFQCMQDSMPEVRQSSFALLGDLTKACFIHVKPCIAEFMPILGTNLNPEFISVCNNATWAIGEICMQMGAEMQPYVQMVLNNLVEIINRPNTPKTLLENTGRLTSPSAIPAITIGRLGYVCPQEVAPMLQQFIRPWCTSLRNIRDNEEKDSAFRGICMMIGVNPGGVVQDFIFFCDAVASWVSPKDDLRDMFYKILHGFKDQVGEENWQQFSEQFPPLLKERLAAFYGV, from the exons ATGGACTGGCAGCCAGATGAGCAGGGCCTGCAGCAGGTCCTGCAGCTGCTCAAAGACTCGCAGTCGCCAAACACAGCCACGCAGCGCATCGTGCAGGat AAACTCAAACAACTGAACCAGTTTCCCGACTTCAACAACTACCTGATCTTTGTCCTGACCAGACTCAAGTCGGAAG ACGAGCCGACTCGGTCCCTCAGCGGTCTCATTCTCAAGAACAACGTGAAGGCACATTACCAGAGCTTTCCGCCACCCGTGGCCGACTTCATCAAACAGGAGTGTCTCAACAACATTGGCGATGCCTCCTCACTCATCCGAGCCACCATAG GCATTCTCATCACCACCATCGCTTCCAAGGGCGAGCTGCAGATGTGGCCCGAGCTGCTGCCCCAGCTGTGCAACCTGCTCAACTCGGAAGATTACAACACTTGTGAG GGGGCCTTCGGAGCCCTGCAGAAGATCTGCGAAGACTCATCTGAGCTCCTGGACAGCGATGCCCTCAACAGGCCCCTCAACATCATGATCCCCAAGTTCTTACAGTTCTTCAAGCACTGCAGCCCAAAGATCCGGTGGGTGTGGcttcccagggtgggggtgggggtctgcggaggggctgggcgggggcggAGTCAGGGCCGACCCACgtgccccctccctgccaggtCCCATGCCATAGCCTGTGTGAACCAGTTCATCATGGACCGGGCCCAGGCGCTGATGGACAACATCGACACCTTCATCGAG CACCTGTTCGCCCTGGCCGTGGACGACGACCCTGAGGTGCGGAAGAACGTGTGCCGTGCCCTGGTGATGCTGCTGGAAGTGCGGATCGACAGGCTCATCCCCCACATGCACAGCATCATCCAG TACATGCTGCAGAGGACCCAGGACCACGATGAGAACGTGGCTCTGGAGGCCTGTGAGTTCTGGCTGACGCTGGCCGAGCAGCCCATCTGCAAGGAAGTCCTGGCCTCCCACCTGGTCCA GTTGATCCCCATCCTGGTAAACGGGATGAAGTACTCAGAAATCGACATCATTCTGCTCAAG GGGGACGTGGAAGAGGACGAGGCGGTCCCCGACAGCGAGCAGGACATCAAGCCACGTTTCCATAAGTCGCGCACAGTGACGCTGCCCCACGAGGCCGAGCGGCCTGATGGCTCGGAGGACGCAGAGGACGATGACGACGACGATGCTTTGTCCGACTGGAATCTGA GGAAGTGCTCGGCAGCTGCACTGGACGTCCTGGCCAACGTCTTCCGGGAGGAGCTGCTACCCCACCTTCTCCCCCTGCTCAAGGGGCTCCTTTTCCACCCTGAGTGGGTGGTCAAAGAGTCAGGCATCCTGGTGCTGGGCGCCATCGCGGAGG GCTGCATGCAGGGCATGGTGCCCTACCTGCCCGAGCTGATCCCGCACCTCATCCAGTGCCTGTCGGACAAGAAGGCCCTGGTCCGCTCCATTGCCTGCTGGACGCTGAGCCGCTATGCCCACTGGGTGGTCAGTCAGCCACCTGACATGCACCTCAAGCCTCTGATGACAGAGCTGCTCAAGCGCATCCTGGATGGCAACAAGAGGGTGCAGGAGGCGGCCTGCAG tGCCTTCGCCaccctggaggaggaggcctgCACAGAGCTGGTGCCCTACCTCAGCTATATCCTCGACACCCTCGTCTTCGCCTTCGGCAAGTACCAGCACAAGAACCTGCTCATCCTCTACGACGCCATCGGCACCCTGGCTGACTCTGTGGGCCACCACCTCAACCAGCCG GAATACATCCAGAAGCTGATGCCTCCGCTGATCCAGAAGTGGAACGAGCTCAAGGACGAAGACAAGGACCTCTTCCCTCTGCTAGAG TGCCTGTCATCGGTGGCCACCGCCCTGCAGAGCGGCTTCCTGCCCTACTGTGAGCCAGTCTACCAGCGCTGCGTCACCCTGGTGCAGAAGACCCTGGCCCAGGCCATG ATGTACACCCAGCACCCTGAGCAGTATGAGGCCCCCGACAAGGACTTCATGATCGTGGCACTGGACCTGCTCAGCGGCCTGGCCGAGGGCCTGGGCGGCCACGTGGAACAGCTGGTGGCCCGCAGCAACATCATGACGCTGCTCTTCCAGTGCATGCAG GACTCCATGCCTGAGGTCCGGCAGAGTTCCTTCGCCCTCCTGGGAGATCTCACCAAAGCCTGCTTCATCCACGTCAAGCCCTGTATCG CCGAGTTCATGCCCATCCTGGGCACCAACCTGAACCCTGAGTTCATCTCTGTCTGCAACAACGCCACCTGGGCCATCGGCGAGATCTGCATGCAGATGG GGGCAGAGATGCAGCCCTACGTGCAGATGGTCCTCAACAACCTGGTGGAGATCATCAACCGGCCCAACACCCCCAAGACGCTACTGGAAAACACAG GTCGCCTGACGAGTCCCTCTGCCATTCCAGCCATCACCATCGGCCGCCTGGGCTACGTGTGCCCACAGGAGGTGGCACCCATGCTGCAGCAGTTCATCCGGCCTTG GTGCACGTCCCTCAGGAACATCAGGGACAACGAGGAGAAGGACTCGGCCTTCCGAGGCATCTGCATGATGATAGGCGTCAACCCCGGGGGTGTCGTGCAG gactttattttcttctgcgaCGCCGTGGCTTCCTGGGTGAGCCCGAAGGATGACCTTCGGGACATGTTTTATAAG ATTCTCCACGGCTTCAAAGACCAAGTCGGGGAGGAGAACTGGCAGCAGTTTTCTGAGCAGTTCCCGCCTCTGCTCAAGGAGAGGCTGGCCGCCTTCTATGGGGTCTAG
- the TNPO2 gene encoding transportin-2 isoform X5 has translation MDWQPDEQGLQQVLQLLKDSQSPNTATQRIVQDKLKQLNQFPDFNNYLIFVLTRLKSEDEPTRSLSGLILKNNVKAHYQSFPPPVADFIKQECLNNIGDASSLIRATIGILITTIASKGELQMWPELLPQLCNLLNSEDYNTCEGAFGALQKICEDSSELLDSDALNRPLNIMIPKFLQFFKHCSPKIRSHAIACVNQFIMDRAQALMDNIDTFIEHLFALAVDDDPEVRKNVCRALVMLLEVRIDRLIPHMHSIIQYMLQRTQDHDENVALEACEFWLTLAEQPICKEVLASHLVQLIPILVNGMKYSEIDIILLKGDVEEDEAVPDSEQDIKPRFHKSRTVTLPHEAERPDGSEDAEDDDDDDALSDWNLRKCSAAALDVLANVFREELLPHLLPLLKGLLFHPEWVVKESGILVLGAIAEGCMQGMVPYLPELIPHLIQCLSDKKALVRSIACWTLSRYAHWVVSQPPDMHLKPLMTELLKRILDGNKRVQEAACSAFATLEEEACTELVPYLSYILDTLVFAFGKYQHKNLLILYDAIGTLADSVGHHLNQPEYIQKLMPPLIQKWNELKDEDKDLFPLLECLSSVATALQSGFLPYCEPVYQRCVTLVQKTLAQAMMYTQHPEQYEAPDKDFMIVALDLLSGLAEGLGGHVEQLVARSNIMTLLFQCMQDSMPEVRQSSFALLGDLTKACFIHVKPCIAEFMPILGTNLNPEFISVCNNATWAIGEICMQMGAEMQPYVQMVLNNLVEIINRPNTPKTLLENTAITIGRLGYVCPQEVAPMLQQFIRPWCTSLRNIRDNEEKDSAFRGICMMIGVNPGGVVQDFIFFCDAVASWVSPKDDLRDMFYKILHGFKDQVGEENWQQFSEQFPPLLKERLAAFYGV, from the exons ATGGACTGGCAGCCAGATGAGCAGGGCCTGCAGCAGGTCCTGCAGCTGCTCAAAGACTCGCAGTCGCCAAACACAGCCACGCAGCGCATCGTGCAGGat AAACTCAAACAACTGAACCAGTTTCCCGACTTCAACAACTACCTGATCTTTGTCCTGACCAGACTCAAGTCGGAAG ACGAGCCGACTCGGTCCCTCAGCGGTCTCATTCTCAAGAACAACGTGAAGGCACATTACCAGAGCTTTCCGCCACCCGTGGCCGACTTCATCAAACAGGAGTGTCTCAACAACATTGGCGATGCCTCCTCACTCATCCGAGCCACCATAG GCATTCTCATCACCACCATCGCTTCCAAGGGCGAGCTGCAGATGTGGCCCGAGCTGCTGCCCCAGCTGTGCAACCTGCTCAACTCGGAAGATTACAACACTTGTGAG GGGGCCTTCGGAGCCCTGCAGAAGATCTGCGAAGACTCATCTGAGCTCCTGGACAGCGATGCCCTCAACAGGCCCCTCAACATCATGATCCCCAAGTTCTTACAGTTCTTCAAGCACTGCAGCCCAAAGATCCG gtCCCATGCCATAGCCTGTGTGAACCAGTTCATCATGGACCGGGCCCAGGCGCTGATGGACAACATCGACACCTTCATCGAG CACCTGTTCGCCCTGGCCGTGGACGACGACCCTGAGGTGCGGAAGAACGTGTGCCGTGCCCTGGTGATGCTGCTGGAAGTGCGGATCGACAGGCTCATCCCCCACATGCACAGCATCATCCAG TACATGCTGCAGAGGACCCAGGACCACGATGAGAACGTGGCTCTGGAGGCCTGTGAGTTCTGGCTGACGCTGGCCGAGCAGCCCATCTGCAAGGAAGTCCTGGCCTCCCACCTGGTCCA GTTGATCCCCATCCTGGTAAACGGGATGAAGTACTCAGAAATCGACATCATTCTGCTCAAG GGGGACGTGGAAGAGGACGAGGCGGTCCCCGACAGCGAGCAGGACATCAAGCCACGTTTCCATAAGTCGCGCACAGTGACGCTGCCCCACGAGGCCGAGCGGCCTGATGGCTCGGAGGACGCAGAGGACGATGACGACGACGATGCTTTGTCCGACTGGAATCTGA GGAAGTGCTCGGCAGCTGCACTGGACGTCCTGGCCAACGTCTTCCGGGAGGAGCTGCTACCCCACCTTCTCCCCCTGCTCAAGGGGCTCCTTTTCCACCCTGAGTGGGTGGTCAAAGAGTCAGGCATCCTGGTGCTGGGCGCCATCGCGGAGG GCTGCATGCAGGGCATGGTGCCCTACCTGCCCGAGCTGATCCCGCACCTCATCCAGTGCCTGTCGGACAAGAAGGCCCTGGTCCGCTCCATTGCCTGCTGGACGCTGAGCCGCTATGCCCACTGGGTGGTCAGTCAGCCACCTGACATGCACCTCAAGCCTCTGATGACAGAGCTGCTCAAGCGCATCCTGGATGGCAACAAGAGGGTGCAGGAGGCGGCCTGCAG tGCCTTCGCCaccctggaggaggaggcctgCACAGAGCTGGTGCCCTACCTCAGCTATATCCTCGACACCCTCGTCTTCGCCTTCGGCAAGTACCAGCACAAGAACCTGCTCATCCTCTACGACGCCATCGGCACCCTGGCTGACTCTGTGGGCCACCACCTCAACCAGCCG GAATACATCCAGAAGCTGATGCCTCCGCTGATCCAGAAGTGGAACGAGCTCAAGGACGAAGACAAGGACCTCTTCCCTCTGCTAGAG TGCCTGTCATCGGTGGCCACCGCCCTGCAGAGCGGCTTCCTGCCCTACTGTGAGCCAGTCTACCAGCGCTGCGTCACCCTGGTGCAGAAGACCCTGGCCCAGGCCATG ATGTACACCCAGCACCCTGAGCAGTATGAGGCCCCCGACAAGGACTTCATGATCGTGGCACTGGACCTGCTCAGCGGCCTGGCCGAGGGCCTGGGCGGCCACGTGGAACAGCTGGTGGCCCGCAGCAACATCATGACGCTGCTCTTCCAGTGCATGCAG GACTCCATGCCTGAGGTCCGGCAGAGTTCCTTCGCCCTCCTGGGAGATCTCACCAAAGCCTGCTTCATCCACGTCAAGCCCTGTATCG CCGAGTTCATGCCCATCCTGGGCACCAACCTGAACCCTGAGTTCATCTCTGTCTGCAACAACGCCACCTGGGCCATCGGCGAGATCTGCATGCAGATGG GGGCAGAGATGCAGCCCTACGTGCAGATGGTCCTCAACAACCTGGTGGAGATCATCAACCGGCCCAACACCCCCAAGACGCTACTGGAAAACACAG CCATCACCATCGGCCGCCTGGGCTACGTGTGCCCACAGGAGGTGGCACCCATGCTGCAGCAGTTCATCCGGCCTTG GTGCACGTCCCTCAGGAACATCAGGGACAACGAGGAGAAGGACTCGGCCTTCCGAGGCATCTGCATGATGATAGGCGTCAACCCCGGGGGTGTCGTGCAG gactttattttcttctgcgaCGCCGTGGCTTCCTGGGTGAGCCCGAAGGATGACCTTCGGGACATGTTTTATAAG ATTCTCCACGGCTTCAAAGACCAAGTCGGGGAGGAGAACTGGCAGCAGTTTTCTGAGCAGTTCCCGCCTCTGCTCAAGGAGAGGCTGGCCGCCTTCTATGGGGTCTAG